In Desulfoplanes formicivorans, a single genomic region encodes these proteins:
- a CDS encoding exodeoxyribonuclease III, whose amino-acid sequence MKLYSWNVNGIRAAMKKGFWDWFRQADADVVGIQETKAREDQLEPQERSPEGYDAIWNASKVKKGYSGTACLYRIKPLSVSTGFPDGSFKGEGRLILLEYPGFYLFNIYFPNGQSSEERLEFKMGYYDAFLAYAQELRKTKPIVVFGDFNTAHKEIDLKNPKANAKRSGFLPCERAWIDRFIQHGYVDTFRMFNQEPGHYSWWSYRFNARKNNAGWRIDYFFVSEELRDKVKRAWIEPQVMGSDHCPIGLELDVT is encoded by the coding sequence ATGAAACTGTATTCGTGGAATGTGAACGGAATCAGGGCGGCCATGAAAAAGGGGTTCTGGGATTGGTTTCGCCAGGCCGACGCCGATGTGGTGGGCATTCAGGAAACCAAGGCCAGGGAAGATCAGCTTGAGCCCCAGGAGCGATCCCCTGAAGGGTATGATGCCATCTGGAATGCCTCCAAGGTCAAGAAAGGGTATTCGGGCACGGCCTGTCTGTACCGCATCAAGCCCCTTTCGGTGAGCACCGGGTTTCCGGATGGCAGCTTCAAGGGAGAAGGGCGGCTCATTCTCCTTGAATATCCCGGATTCTATCTTTTTAACATCTATTTTCCCAACGGGCAGTCCAGTGAGGAGCGTCTGGAGTTCAAAATGGGCTATTACGACGCCTTTCTCGCCTATGCCCAGGAACTGAGGAAGACCAAGCCCATTGTGGTGTTCGGAGATTTCAACACCGCCCACAAGGAGATTGACCTGAAAAATCCCAAGGCCAACGCCAAACGGTCCGGGTTTCTTCCTTGCGAGCGGGCCTGGATCGATCGGTTCATCCAGCACGGGTATGTGGATACCTTTCGCATGTTCAACCAGGAGCCGGGGCATTATTCGTGGTGGAGCTACCGGTTCAATGCCCGCAAGAACAATGCAGGATGGCGGATTGATTACTTTTTCGTGTCCGAGGAACTGCGGGACAAGGTCAAGAGGGCCTGGATCGAACCCCAGGTCATGGGGTCGGACCATTGTCCCATTGGTCTGGAGTTGGACGTGACCTAG
- a CDS encoding lactate utilization protein → MHNPIDTFWSLRLQDTAEALEKNNFEVFTAATAKEAQTLVIETILPRTGAKVLSWGGSMTFKDTGLYESLKDRDDLEIIDTYAKNLSKEDAYERRRQALLADLFFTGTNAITLDGKLVNLDMIGNRVGALTFGPTNVIVLSGRNKIVTDVDEAMYRIKNYVAPVNAMRLAKKTPCAKTSFCQECKSPDRICNTWTITEKSFPPKRIKVVLINEDMGF, encoded by the coding sequence ATGCACAATCCCATCGACACCTTCTGGAGCCTGCGCCTGCAGGATACGGCCGAGGCCCTGGAAAAAAACAATTTCGAGGTCTTCACCGCTGCCACGGCCAAGGAGGCCCAAACCCTGGTCATTGAAACCATCCTCCCCCGAACCGGGGCAAAGGTCCTCTCCTGGGGCGGGTCCATGACGTTCAAAGACACCGGTCTGTATGAATCCCTCAAGGACCGGGATGATCTGGAGATCATCGACACCTACGCCAAAAACCTGTCCAAGGAGGACGCTTATGAACGTCGCCGCCAGGCCCTGCTTGCGGACCTCTTTTTCACCGGCACCAACGCCATCACCCTGGACGGCAAGCTGGTCAACCTGGACATGATCGGCAACCGTGTGGGCGCCCTCACCTTTGGTCCCACCAACGTGATTGTTCTGTCCGGCAGAAACAAAATCGTCACCGATGTGGACGAAGCCATGTACCGGATCAAGAACTATGTGGCCCCGGTCAATGCCATGCGCCTTGCCAAGAAGACACCGTGCGCCAAGACGTCCTTTTGCCAGGAATGCAAAAGTCCGGACCGCATCTGTAACACCTGGACCATCACGGAAAAATCCTTCCCCCCCAAACGGATCAAGGTGGTCCTGATCAACGAGGACATGGGCTTCTAG
- a CDS encoding NAD(P)-dependent oxidoreductase, with protein sequence MRIGCIGTGKMGGPIAGNLARAGHDVIIFQRRDHSTPPAAPSASRTRNLRDLAPCEVVLTCLPLPRDVETVMTGPKGLLASMAPGSIYIDMSTIDPGTSHRLEAAALRQEIEFLQCTLGKTPDHAAKAQEPMFIGGSKACFERLAALWPVMGSPVHYLGTVDAACAIKLVSNMIGMANLVVLCEGLQVLHKAGLDMEKAIELLQDTGARSFQLDVRGPWIAAEDDRSRFGLDLALKDVRLGCEMADSWSMDIPTMKTVLNMFQEASAAGHGDKDCCGVRHIIT encoded by the coding sequence ATGCGCATAGGATGCATCGGAACAGGCAAAATGGGAGGACCCATTGCCGGCAATCTTGCCAGAGCCGGCCATGACGTGATCATATTTCAAAGACGAGATCATTCCACCCCACCTGCCGCCCCTTCGGCGTCCAGAACCCGCAATCTCCGGGACCTGGCCCCGTGTGAGGTGGTGCTCACCTGCCTTCCCCTGCCACGGGACGTGGAAACCGTCATGACGGGTCCCAAGGGCTTGTTGGCCAGCATGGCCCCCGGATCCATATATATTGACATGAGCACTATTGATCCCGGTACCTCCCACCGGCTGGAAGCAGCAGCCCTCCGGCAGGAAATCGAATTTTTACAATGCACCCTGGGAAAAACGCCTGACCATGCGGCAAAAGCCCAGGAACCCATGTTCATAGGCGGCAGCAAGGCGTGCTTTGAACGTCTTGCTGCCCTGTGGCCGGTCATGGGCTCTCCGGTCCACTACCTGGGAACCGTGGATGCGGCCTGCGCCATCAAACTTGTGAGCAACATGATCGGCATGGCCAATCTGGTGGTCCTGTGCGAGGGACTGCAGGTGCTGCACAAGGCGGGCCTGGACATGGAGAAAGCCATTGAACTGCTCCAGGATACCGGAGCCCGAAGCTTTCAGCTGGATGTGCGCGGACCCTGGATCGCGGCAGAGGATGACAGAAGTCGATTCGGCCTGGACCTGGCCCTCAAAGATGTCCGCCTGGGATGCGAAATGGCTGATTCATGGTCCATGGACATCCCGACCATGAAAACGGTCCTGAACATGTTTCAAGAGGCCAGTGCGGCGGGCCATGGGGACAAGGACTGCTGCGGGGTTCGCCACATCATCACCTAG
- a CDS encoding DUF401 family protein: protein MDTIAPIIPFAKVLLAFAVMLAGMRFKLSLGVSILTGGIVLGLLFGIAPMTIGQAGARALVGDKFLFLVAIVGLILMLSDALERSGQSKRLMDALAGYLTSPRLRLIFFPALIGLLPMPGGAVFSAPMVGTVSEDLHISSRDKALINYWFRHIWELGWPLYPGVILTVALADIPIGALISRTWPAIIFMLGAGWIFFLRPGVLKVDAHSSFARDTHRSPSRVLVQGLPLLVAIVGAVGLESLIPIMAPKVPFELGVITALIASVACIMVQNHLGRAFLIQVLTKKSLRDMLLVVASVFIFKEIMEAAQVVEAMARAAGGDAALFAASVFLPFLVGAIAGINVAFVGSTFPLLLGLLNTLGMQGQMIPYIVLASFAGFTGVMISPIHICFILTCQFFHTELAATWRRLVPPCLLFAFLGTMLFFLLQWMS from the coding sequence ATGGACACAATCGCCCCCATCATCCCCTTTGCCAAGGTTCTGCTTGCATTTGCCGTCATGCTGGCCGGCATGCGCTTCAAACTGTCCCTGGGAGTATCCATCCTGACCGGAGGGATCGTCCTGGGGCTTCTCTTCGGGATCGCTCCCATGACCATCGGCCAGGCAGGAGCCAGGGCCCTTGTGGGAGACAAATTTCTCTTTCTGGTGGCCATTGTCGGTCTGATCCTCATGCTCTCGGACGCACTGGAACGTTCCGGCCAGTCCAAACGGCTCATGGATGCTCTTGCCGGCTATCTGACCAGCCCACGGCTTCGACTGATCTTCTTTCCCGCCCTTATCGGCCTTTTGCCCATGCCCGGCGGGGCTGTTTTCTCCGCCCCCATGGTGGGAACCGTGTCCGAGGATCTGCATATTTCCAGCCGGGACAAGGCCCTGATCAACTACTGGTTCCGCCACATCTGGGAGCTTGGGTGGCCCCTGTATCCGGGAGTCATCCTGACCGTGGCCCTGGCGGACATCCCCATTGGCGCCCTGATTTCCCGCACCTGGCCGGCCATTATATTCATGCTTGGTGCGGGATGGATCTTCTTTTTGCGCCCGGGCGTTCTCAAGGTGGATGCCCATTCCTCCTTTGCCCGGGACACACACCGCTCACCGAGCAGGGTCCTTGTACAGGGGCTTCCGCTTCTGGTAGCCATTGTCGGCGCTGTGGGCCTTGAAAGTCTCATCCCCATCATGGCTCCGAAGGTACCCTTTGAGCTGGGCGTGATCACCGCCCTCATTGCATCCGTGGCATGCATCATGGTCCAGAACCATCTCGGCCGGGCCTTCCTCATCCAGGTCCTGACCAAGAAAAGCCTTCGGGACATGCTCCTGGTGGTGGCCTCGGTCTTCATCTTCAAGGAAATCATGGAAGCCGCGCAGGTTGTCGAGGCCATGGCCCGGGCCGCCGGCGGAGATGCGGCCCTGTTCGCGGCATCAGTCTTTCTCCCCTTTCTGGTCGGGGCCATTGCCGGCATCAACGTGGCCTTTGTGGGCTCGACCTTTCCCCTTCTTCTGGGGCTTTTAAACACCCTTGGCATGCAAGGCCAGATGATTCCCTATATCGTCCTGGCCTCCTTTGCCGGATTCACCGGGGTGATGATCTCCCCCATCCACATCTGTTTCATCCTTACCTGCCAGTTCTTTCATACCGAACTGGCCGCCACCTGGAGAAGGCTGGTGCCTCCCTGTTTGCTGTTTGCGTTTCTGGGCACCATGCTTTTTTTCCTGCTGCAGTGGATGTCCTGA
- a CDS encoding transglutaminase family protein, producing the protein MTIKDLRTDNLILVLLAVVFAPHVVRVPVWISVLCGLSWMGAFFMRRKGMGFLSRRVMVGLALGCTAGAALSFAGAPSRDAGVGLLCLMLALKPLETRTHRDRMVTVLLAYFLILTNVLYSQSLAMAGYMIMCVILATMVQMRINHVEGQTREHLKKTCVLLGQALPLALVLFVLFPRLSGSLWGVRTPQTTGVTGLSDVMEPGRISSLARDRGVAFRVRFEGDLMPSRGSLYWRVLVLSRFDGRSWTQGQAVPGPGRAGDLVADTMVRYTITAEPSDQKWMYALDFPLKAPPGVVLTQDLTLKAPAKIATRLRYSLVSCPDCPNRVTGDVDALLDLPAFGGEQARDLARSWRTTGDTDREIVDKALDYLGTNGFFYTLNPPLLATDDPVDDFLFNVRKGYCEHFASAFSFLMRAAGIPARVVVGYQGGEPNPVGEYLIVRQSDAHAWSEVWLEDAGWTRIDPTAVVSPLRIEQGAQALVGRAGDTLFGTPTLGALGRVWNHVRLNWDALNNVWNQWVLDYSAARQSRLFQLLGLVRSWKGIPMGILLSVAALFGFGAGLFLYLARPVRRDQDRVAVIYERFLKKTSAWPNEGGLPPVSYMTELMHRNPDRSREIGAIRDLYVALRYAPPEKRQKDQVHAFGKKVSEFKRLKRNN; encoded by the coding sequence ATGACGATAAAAGACCTGCGGACCGATAATCTGATTCTCGTCCTGCTGGCGGTGGTTTTTGCGCCCCATGTGGTTCGGGTTCCCGTGTGGATCAGCGTGTTGTGCGGCTTGTCCTGGATGGGTGCGTTTTTCATGCGTCGCAAGGGGATGGGGTTCCTTTCCCGGCGGGTGATGGTGGGACTGGCTCTGGGGTGCACGGCCGGTGCGGCCTTGAGTTTTGCCGGCGCTCCAAGCCGTGATGCCGGGGTGGGGCTTCTTTGCCTGATGCTCGCTCTGAAACCCCTTGAGACGCGAACCCATCGGGACAGGATGGTCACGGTCCTTTTGGCCTATTTTCTGATCCTGACCAATGTTCTCTATTCCCAGTCCCTGGCCATGGCCGGTTACATGATCATGTGCGTGATTCTGGCGACCATGGTGCAGATGAGGATCAACCATGTGGAAGGGCAGACCCGAGAACATCTCAAAAAAACCTGTGTGCTCCTTGGGCAGGCCCTGCCTCTGGCCCTGGTGCTTTTTGTGCTGTTCCCCCGCCTTTCAGGAAGTTTGTGGGGGGTCAGAACGCCGCAGACAACCGGGGTGACCGGTCTTTCCGATGTGATGGAGCCCGGGCGGATCAGTTCTTTGGCCCGGGACCGGGGCGTTGCCTTCCGGGTCCGTTTTGAGGGCGATCTCATGCCCTCCAGGGGTTCCCTGTACTGGAGAGTGCTTGTGCTTTCCCGGTTTGATGGCCGAAGCTGGACGCAGGGCCAGGCCGTTCCCGGACCAGGCCGGGCAGGGGATCTGGTAGCAGACACCATGGTCCGGTACACGATCACGGCCGAACCATCGGATCAGAAATGGATGTACGCCCTTGATTTTCCTTTGAAAGCACCCCCGGGCGTGGTCCTGACGCAGGATCTGACCCTGAAGGCGCCAGCAAAGATTGCAACGCGGTTGCGGTATTCCCTTGTCTCATGTCCGGACTGCCCGAATCGGGTGACCGGCGATGTGGATGCACTGCTTGATCTGCCTGCATTTGGGGGAGAACAGGCCCGGGATCTGGCACGGTCATGGAGAACAACCGGTGACACTGATCGTGAGATCGTGGACAAGGCCCTGGATTATTTGGGAACCAACGGATTTTTCTACACATTGAATCCGCCCCTTCTGGCCACGGATGATCCCGTGGATGATTTTCTGTTCAACGTGCGCAAGGGATATTGTGAGCACTTTGCCTCGGCCTTCTCCTTTCTGATGCGTGCGGCAGGTATCCCGGCAAGGGTTGTGGTGGGGTATCAGGGGGGAGAACCCAATCCCGTGGGAGAGTATCTCATTGTCCGCCAGTCCGATGCCCATGCCTGGTCCGAGGTCTGGCTGGAGGATGCAGGCTGGACCCGCATTGATCCCACGGCAGTGGTTTCTCCCTTGCGTATTGAGCAGGGTGCTCAGGCCCTGGTCGGCCGGGCGGGGGACACCCTGTTCGGGACGCCGACCCTGGGAGCCCTTGGCCGGGTCTGGAATCATGTGCGCCTCAACTGGGATGCCCTGAACAATGTCTGGAACCAGTGGGTCCTTGACTACAGCGCTGCGCGGCAGAGCCGCCTGTTCCAATTGCTGGGCCTTGTCCGGTCCTGGAAGGGAATACCCATGGGCATTCTGCTGAGCGTGGCGGCCCTGTTCGGGTTCGGAGCGGGATTGTTCCTTTATCTGGCAAGGCCTGTGCGCCGGGACCAGGACAGGGTTGCCGTGATCTATGAACGTTTTTTGAAGAAGACATCGGCGTGGCCCAATGAAGGGGGATTGCCTCCCGTGTCATACATGACGGAGCTCATGCACAGGAATCCGGACCGCAGCCGGGAAATTGGCGCCATCAGGGATCTGTACGTGGCATTGCGTTATGCTCCTCCTGAGAAGAGGCAAAAGGATCAAGTGCATGCCTTCGGAAAAAAGGTAAGTGAGTTCAAACGGTTGAAACGAAACAATTGA
- a CDS encoding YitT family protein — MPHIPFTGTSYRDISYSIPWNLFLLTLGALLLATAINGIAIPHGFVTGGFSGLGILLYYLFPVITPGIWLFIFNIPIFALGYFTISRRFFWYSMYGAIMVSVLLEIVHITMPIHDAFLAALSFGCVAGVGLGICFRSLGSTGGTDIIAIWLNQKFGLRIGQIGFMANALVFAAAFATLDTDKVLYSLTAVFISAQVTDYILSLFNQRKLILIISSKPDEIVKQVNNHLRRGATILYGRGAYSHAPKKIIMTVVNTLQIKALEEIVFSVDAHAFVILENTLNVIGKGFSKRKIY, encoded by the coding sequence ATGCCACACATACCTTTCACAGGAACCTCTTACAGGGACATAAGCTATTCCATTCCATGGAATCTTTTTTTGCTCACCCTTGGCGCCCTGTTGCTGGCCACAGCAATCAATGGAATTGCCATCCCGCACGGATTTGTGACCGGTGGGTTTTCCGGGCTCGGCATCCTGCTGTACTATCTGTTTCCCGTGATCACACCGGGCATCTGGCTGTTTATCTTCAACATCCCCATCTTTGCCCTGGGATATTTCACCATCAGCCGAAGGTTCTTTTGGTACAGCATGTACGGGGCCATCATGGTCTCCGTTCTTCTGGAGATCGTTCACATCACCATGCCCATCCATGACGCCTTTCTGGCCGCCCTGTCCTTTGGATGCGTGGCGGGCGTGGGCCTTGGCATCTGCTTCCGGTCCCTGGGATCCACGGGCGGAACGGATATCATTGCCATCTGGCTGAACCAGAAATTCGGACTTCGCATCGGCCAGATCGGATTCATGGCCAATGCCCTGGTGTTTGCAGCGGCCTTTGCCACCCTGGATACCGACAAGGTGCTCTACTCCCTCACCGCGGTATTCATCTCGGCCCAGGTCACGGACTACATTCTCAGTCTGTTCAACCAGCGCAAGCTGATTCTCATCATTTCGTCAAAACCCGATGAAATCGTCAAACAGGTCAACAATCATCTCCGCCGGGGAGCGACCATTCTCTACGGCCGCGGGGCCTATTCCCACGCCCCCAAAAAAATCATCATGACCGTGGTCAATACGCTCCAGATCAAGGCCCTTGAGGAGATTGTCTTCTCGGTGGATGCCCATGCCTTTGTCATCCTTGAAAACACCTTGAACGTCATTGGCAAGGGATTTTCCAAACGCAAAATCTATTAA
- a CDS encoding polyphenol oxidase family protein: MIPYIPFTFPHLPFIRCAFGTRMQGASTGPFAESNISFEVGDKQERVLANRHRLRRELGFTRWCELRQVHGCDMVIDPLDDVIQGTEQPGDGLATREPRVGLVIKTADCQPILLAHTSGKYIAAIHCGWKGNRQNFPCKAVVAFCNAYGLEPREILAVRGPSLSPAASEFTKFSTEWGQAFSRYFDPATQTMNLWQLTRHQLLEAGLLPSNIFGLDLCTHSMSQWFFSYRRNKVCGRQASIIWMEK; encoded by the coding sequence ATGATCCCCTACATTCCCTTTACCTTTCCCCATCTCCCCTTCATTCGCTGCGCCTTTGGCACCCGGATGCAGGGCGCCAGTACAGGTCCTTTTGCGGAAAGCAACATCTCTTTTGAAGTGGGTGACAAACAAGAAAGGGTTCTTGCCAACCGCCACCGTCTTCGCCGGGAACTGGGCTTTACCCGGTGGTGCGAACTCAGGCAGGTGCACGGCTGCGACATGGTCATTGATCCCTTGGATGACGTCATCCAGGGGACGGAACAACCCGGCGATGGCCTCGCCACCCGGGAACCCCGCGTGGGCTTGGTCATCAAGACGGCCGATTGCCAGCCCATCCTCTTGGCCCATACTTCCGGAAAATACATTGCTGCCATCCATTGTGGATGGAAGGGCAATCGCCAGAACTTCCCCTGCAAAGCTGTGGTCGCCTTTTGCAATGCCTACGGGCTCGAACCCCGGGAAATTCTGGCCGTCCGCGGACCCAGCCTTTCCCCGGCGGCCAGCGAGTTCACCAAATTTTCCACGGAGTGGGGTCAGGCCTTTTCCAGGTATTTTGATCCCGCAACCCAAACAATGAATCTCTGGCAGCTCACCCGTCATCAACTCCTTGAGGCAGGCCTGCTGCCCAGCAACATTTTCGGTCTTGACCTGTGCACCCACTCCATGTCCCAATGGTTCTTTTCCTACCGAAGAAACAAGGTTTGCGGCAGACAGGCATCCATCATCTGGATGGAAAAATAA
- a CDS encoding TRAP transporter substrate-binding protein → MKKAWVLFVAALLMTATSAFAAGYKKTMIMAATANPTGSLHAVALEKFKEIIERESGGDIRVNLFLGGSMGSEQANVKQLRNGEIHAAVLANGNLTPFAPAATIAILPYLFPKNDDAYALLGNEQFVADLGDVVATQSQTRPLGWLIGGYRVLTNSQKPITTIDDLQGLKIRVPKVRIQLDSFRSWGVEPHPLAWSETFNALQQGVADGQENPHSINQDQKFWEVQKYITDLHYMLWVGPLLVSDKWFQRLPENTKALVQKAATEACEYEWEWVAEQNQKALDNCLKHGMVFDKLADEEVWMSKARGLWPDYYEAVGGKERIDRALEIMGQE, encoded by the coding sequence ATGAAAAAAGCATGGGTCCTGTTTGTAGCAGCGCTGTTGATGACTGCCACGTCCGCGTTTGCTGCAGGATACAAGAAAACGATGATTATGGCCGCAACTGCCAATCCAACCGGTAGCCTGCACGCCGTGGCTCTGGAAAAATTCAAGGAAATTATCGAAAGGGAATCCGGTGGCGATATCCGGGTCAATCTGTTTTTGGGCGGTTCCATGGGCAGCGAGCAGGCCAATGTCAAGCAGCTCAGAAACGGCGAGATCCATGCGGCTGTTCTGGCCAACGGCAACCTGACTCCTTTTGCCCCGGCAGCGACCATTGCCATTTTGCCCTACCTTTTCCCCAAAAACGACGATGCCTATGCCTTGCTGGGCAATGAGCAGTTCGTGGCCGATCTGGGTGACGTGGTGGCCACCCAGAGCCAGACCCGTCCCCTGGGCTGGCTCATTGGCGGATACCGCGTGCTGACCAATTCCCAAAAGCCCATTACCACCATTGACGATCTTCAGGGACTCAAGATCCGTGTTCCCAAGGTTCGCATTCAGCTTGATTCGTTTCGTTCCTGGGGCGTGGAGCCCCACCCCCTGGCCTGGTCCGAGACCTTCAATGCCCTGCAGCAGGGTGTTGCCGATGGTCAGGAAAATCCCCATTCCATCAACCAGGACCAGAAGTTCTGGGAGGTCCAGAAGTACATCACGGATCTGCATTACATGCTTTGGGTCGGTCCCTTGCTGGTTTCCGACAAATGGTTCCAGAGACTGCCCGAGAATACCAAGGCCCTGGTGCAGAAGGCTGCTACCGAGGCCTGTGAATACGAGTGGGAATGGGTTGCCGAGCAGAATCAGAAGGCCCTGGACAATTGTCTCAAGCACGGCATGGTCTTTGACAAACTCGCTGATGAGGAAGTTTGGATGAGCAAGGCCCGCGGCTTGTGGCCGGACTATTACGAGGCCGTGGGTGGCAAGGAAAGAATTGACAGGGCCCTGGAGATCATGGGCCAGGAATAG
- a CDS encoding 5-formyltetrahydrofolate cyclo-ligase codes for MDKSTIRSRLLQCRKAMSRDARLAANERILRRITRLEAWQHARSMLLYLPVNGEVDTWPFFEDCMRRHVQVFLPCCRKQEPGCMDFFQVRNKDQLVPGAYNIPEPDPDQCLLMREPSADIVLVPGVGFDRHGFRIGYGGGYYDRFFARHPMDKALIIGLAFACQIMDQLPHDPWDKPVDMVVTEDEGITE; via the coding sequence ATGGACAAATCAACCATCCGTTCCCGACTTCTTCAATGCCGCAAGGCCATGTCCAGAGATGCCAGGTTAGCGGCCAACGAACGCATCCTCCGCAGGATCACCCGCCTTGAGGCATGGCAGCATGCCAGGTCCATGCTCCTGTATCTTCCGGTCAACGGCGAGGTGGATACCTGGCCCTTTTTCGAGGATTGCATGCGTCGCCATGTGCAGGTGTTCTTGCCCTGCTGTCGCAAACAAGAACCCGGGTGTATGGATTTTTTCCAGGTCAGGAACAAGGATCAACTGGTCCCCGGGGCCTACAACATCCCGGAACCCGACCCGGACCAATGTCTGCTCATGCGCGAACCCAGTGCCGACATCGTCCTTGTGCCGGGCGTGGGATTTGACCGACACGGCTTTCGCATCGGCTACGGAGGCGGCTACTACGACCGATTTTTTGCCCGCCACCCCATGGACAAAGCTTTGATCATCGGTCTGGCCTTTGCCTGCCAGATCATGGACCAGCTCCCCCATGACCCGTGGGACAAGCCGGTGGATATGGTTGTGACGGAAGATGAGGGTATCACAGAATAA
- a CDS encoding metallophosphoesterase family protein has product MDTGKIWIALGDIHENLTYLPGISQLDRAQHVLISGDLTNCGDRRKAAGIINKIKEYNLRVLAQIGNMDLADVDRFFTEQGINTHGRAVDLGYGVWLIGLGYSLPTPFHTPSEQTEEVFKEWLDQAHASCGEYEHLILMSHNPPMDTATDKITSGMHVGSRSVRDFIARVQPDVCITGHIHESRGMDRIGDTVIVNPGSFAAGGYVLVEKHEGDMQVRLEQAVQQTE; this is encoded by the coding sequence ATGGATACCGGGAAAATTTGGATCGCCCTGGGCGACATTCACGAAAATCTGACGTACCTGCCCGGGATCTCCCAGCTTGACAGAGCCCAGCATGTCCTGATCTCGGGGGATCTTACCAATTGTGGAGACAGAAGAAAAGCCGCAGGGATCATCAACAAAATCAAGGAGTACAACCTCCGTGTGCTGGCCCAGATCGGAAATATGGACCTGGCCGATGTGGATCGGTTTTTCACGGAACAGGGGATAAATACCCATGGGCGGGCCGTGGACCTGGGATACGGTGTCTGGCTCATCGGTCTGGGGTATTCCCTGCCCACGCCCTTTCATACTCCGTCTGAACAAACAGAAGAGGTCTTCAAGGAGTGGCTGGATCAGGCCCATGCCTCCTGTGGCGAGTACGAGCATCTGATCCTCATGTCCCATAATCCGCCCATGGACACGGCCACGGACAAAATCACCTCCGGAATGCATGTGGGCAGCCGATCGGTTCGGGATTTTATTGCACGGGTGCAGCCTGATGTCTGCATAACCGGGCACATCCATGAATCCAGGGGCATGGATCGTATTGGTGATACCGTCATTGTCAATCCGGGAAGTTTTGCCGCTGGCGGGTATGTGCTTGTGGAAAAGCATGAGGGGGACATGCAGGTTCGATTGGAACAGGCTGTCCAGCAAACAGAATAA
- a CDS encoding amidohydrolase family protein: MKVIDFRFRPNTQATIDGFTNSTMFKGMFEKIDLSHMKAQTVPEVVEDLKKHNVVKAVITGRDCESTYDAASNNAGVVDFVQSFPEIFLGFVGLDPHKGMKAVGELQESVESLGMHGASIDPYLARIPANDARYYPLYAKCCELGVPMVISTGPATLVPNAVMEHAAPRYIDYVARDFPDLKIIISHGGYPWVNEAIIVTERNRNVYMELSEYEHHPGAEAYVQAANTIIPDKILFASAHPGVDFRQAMNLYNELPFAANVRENIMYNNAARVLGL; this comes from the coding sequence ATGAAGGTCATTGATTTTCGCTTCCGTCCCAATACCCAGGCCACCATTGACGGTTTCACGAACAGTACCATGTTCAAGGGAATGTTCGAAAAGATCGATCTCTCGCACATGAAGGCGCAGACCGTGCCCGAAGTTGTGGAAGATCTGAAGAAGCACAATGTGGTCAAGGCCGTGATTACCGGCCGTGATTGTGAGTCCACCTATGATGCCGCATCCAATAACGCGGGCGTGGTCGACTTTGTTCAGAGTTTTCCGGAGATATTTCTCGGGTTTGTGGGCCTTGACCCCCACAAGGGCATGAAGGCCGTTGGCGAACTTCAGGAGAGCGTGGAATCCTTGGGCATGCACGGCGCTTCCATTGATCCCTATCTGGCCAGGATTCCTGCCAATGATGCCAGATATTATCCCCTGTATGCCAAGTGCTGCGAGCTGGGCGTACCCATGGTCATTTCCACAGGTCCTGCCACCCTGGTGCCCAATGCGGTTATGGAACATGCCGCACCCCGGTATATTGATTATGTGGCCCGTGATTTTCCGGATCTCAAAATCATCATCAGCCATGGCGGCTACCCCTGGGTCAACGAGGCCATTATTGTTACCGAACGAAATCGCAACGTGTACATGGAACTTTCCGAGTACGAACACCATCCGGGAGCCGAGGCCTATGTCCAGGCGGCCAACACGATCATTCCGGACAAGATCCTCTTTGCCAGTGCCCATCCGGGCGTGGATTTCAGGCAGGCCATGAATCTGTATAACGAACTCCCCTTTGCCGCCAATGTGCGCGAGAATATCATGTACAACAATGCAGCCAGGGTTCTGGGGCTCTGA